The genomic window GACCGCGGCGTTGGCCGGGTGCCAGGCGTTGACGACGAGTCGGCGGGTGTTTGGATTCTCCTCCAGCGAGTCGAGGACGTACTGGATCTGGTCGAAGACGCGGCGCTCGGTGGTGGAGCCCTCGCCAGCGTCGGTGCCGTCGTCGGTCTCGACCTCCTCGACGGAGACCCAGCGGTGTGCGTCGTCGGGCCAGGACTCTCCCGGGAGTTGCTGGCCGGCTTCGGGAATCGGGTATCGTCTCCAGAAGCGGCCGTACGCGGTGTCGAGGTGGCCGTCCTCGTCGGCCCAGTCGTTCCAGATGCCCGTCTCCTCGCGCAGTTCGCGGATGTGCTCCTGGCCGGAGAGGTACCAGAGCACCTCGTGGAGCATCGAGTTCCAGCGGAAGCCGTCCATCTGCTTCGTCGTGAGGAGCGGGTAGCCCTCCTGGAGGTCGACCTCGTAGTGACGGGAGAACCCGGCGATAGTGTCCACGCCCGTCCGGTTGGGCTTGTAGGTGCCCTCCCCGAGGACGCCCGCGACGAGATCGAGATACTGCTGCATGTTCTGCACAACAGACCGGGGCATCAAAGACCTTGCTGACCCGGTGGATCCTCGGCGTCGTACCGTTGCCGTGAGATCGCGAAGCGATTCGCCCGACGCTCAGGCTGGCGCTGGCTCCGGGTCCTTGGAAGCGGTCCACTCGCCGCACCCGTATCGCCACCAGACGAGCAACGCGCTCGGCAGCACGAGCATGCTCGTCGCGAGCGCTGCGAGCAGTGCGAGGATCACGAGCGTCGCGAAACTCTCGAACTGTGGGTTGGGGTGCAAGACGAGCGCGGCGAAGGCCGCGACCGTGGTGAGCGTGCTGCCCAACAACGCACCGCCCGTCCCGATCACGGCCCGGTGTAGCGCCTGGACCGGTCCGTTCCCGCGATCGAGTTCCTGCGCGAACCGGTCGCCGACGTGGATATTGTGGTCGACGCCGATCCCGATCAGGAGGCTCACGAGCAGCGCCGTGAGGAACGTCAGCGGGACGTCGAGCAGCGCCATCCCGCCGACGACGAATCCGAGAACGAGAACGATCGGGCCGGCGGTGACGGCACCGAGGGTCCCACTGCCGTGCACGAGGCGGAAGGTAGCGACCAGAACGCCGAACACCGCCACGAGAGCGAGCACCATCGTCCGCAGGATGCCGTCCGTGATCGTCTCGAGTGTGGCGCGCTGGGCCGTGGCGTCGCTCACGACCGTCGCGGTAAGGCCATCCTGCTCGGTCTCGATGCGATCCTCGACCGCACGGAGGTCGGTGGCGCGGTCGTCCGGGACGGCGGTACCAGCCGCGGCTTCGGGCGGGCCGACGACCCGGAGCGACTCGTAGCGACCGTCCGAGCGTTCGATCACCTGGCTGGCCGACTCGGGTTCGATCCGGTAGAGGTGGTCGTAGACGGCGTCGAGGTTCCGGTCGGGAACGCCGTCGCCGTCCGCGTCCGCAGCGGCGACGGTGGCCCCGAACGCCTCGCTTCGCTCGGCCACGGACCGGATGACCGTGAGGGGCGACCGAACGTTCGCGGCCCGCTGGGACGGGATCGCACCGCGCCGCTCGGCAGTTCGCAACCCTGCGTCGATCGCGTCGAGGGTCCCGTCGTCGGTCACGTCGCCCTCGATCAGCATCTGCATTCGATCGCCCTCCTCGGTCGTCCGAAACTGATCCGCGACGTATGCCTGGCGGCTGATCAGGTCGTTCTCCTCCCAGCCCATCGGTCCGGGAAGGTCCTGCTTCCACTCGGCAGCCGGTTCGCTCTGTTGCTGGACGCTGGCCTGGTCCAGCGTCGCCCACGCGAGGCCGCCGGCGGTCGCGAGTACGATGGCGACGACGAGGACGACCGGCGCCCCACGACGTGCGAGCGTCACGGCACCGGCGAGCGTCGAGCGGACGTAGCGCCCCTGCCCGAGCGGCCGGCGGTGACGGTCGAATCCCGCGCCCTCGACGAGCGCGTCGACCTCGACGGTCAGTGCAGGAATCAGGGTGAGGAAGACGCCGAAGGCAGCCACGACGCCGACGGTGATGCCGATTCCGAGGTCGCGGAGCATGCCGACGGGAGTGGCGACCGTGGCGAGAAAGCCGATGGCTGCCGTGATCGTCACCAGCGCGAGGGCAGGGGCGACGGAACGGAGGCCGCGGCCCATCGCGGGCCGGACCGACTCGTCAGCGTTCCGCTCCTCGCGATAGCGCATGAACACGTGGAACCCGTAGTCGATGGAGAGACCGGCGACGAGCACCGGACCGATGACGGCGGCGGGGCCGGCGGCGACACCCGCCCAGCCGAGCAGCCCGAACATCCAGAGGATCGAGACGACGACGCCGACGATTCCGAGGAGCACGTCGACGGGATCGCGGTAGGTGAACGCCGCGACGCCGAGAATCAGCGCGAGGACGACCGGCACGATGAGCGTCATCGTGTTCTCGACGAAGACGCCCTGGGACGCGGCGAGTGCGTGTTCCCCCACGGTGAAGACCGTCGGATCGGTGCGGCCGGACGCTGCGTCGTGGAGCGCCGCGGTCGCGTCGCTCGGCGGTCTACCGTCCGCCGCCTCGTCGAAGCCGAAGACGACCTGGTGGCTCTCAGCGGTCGCAGTCCCAGACTCGTAGCTGTCGGGGAGGAGTCGCCGAGCGCGCTCGTTCTCGGCGATCGTCTCGTCGACGATCGTCGTCACCGTCGTCGCGTCGGTGGCTTCGAGGGCGGCGATCTGTTCTTCGATCGTCGGATCGGACTCGTCCGCCGCCCTCGTTCCGACCATGCTCGCGATGCTGGAGGCGCCGTCGCGAGGACCCGCCGATCCGGCGGGGCGCTCGCGAAGCGCAGCGTCGACGGCGTCGGCTTCGAGGACCGTCCGCTGGAATCGCAGGGTAGCGAGCAGGTGCTCCTTCGAGAGCGCGTTCCCGTCGGCACTGCGGACGTAGACCGCCGTCCTCGCGACGCCGTCGTCGCCGCTATCGCTCGCACCGTACTCCTCCTCGATGTACTGTGCGCGGTCGTCGACGTGCGTGTCGACGGCGGCACCGATGCCGCCTCCTTCACCACCCATCGACAGGTGCGTGGTCCCGGCGGCCATCCCGGCCGTCAGGAGGAGCGTCAGTAGCAGGACGATTCGGGAGTGGGTCGTGACGAAATCGGTCGTCGCTGCTGCGTATCGACGTATCATTGCAGGTGGAAGACGGGACAGCCGGTAGCACTATAAGAATTATCGAATAATAGACACATAACACGACTGTTTCAAAACTGTCGTTGAGTCCCAACGTCCGATACGCCGTTCGCTGGACCGATAGCCGGAGCAATTCGGTCGGGACAGGCCGGCCCGCTCAATCCCAGTTAAGAAAGATACCTGTCAGGTTCGTTCCTCGTCGACCGTTCGCCCGCGGACGCGCTCGGTTCGTGACACCGCGAGGTCCTCGTCGAGGTCGAGTCGAAGCGCGTCTCGGTCGTGCCGGAGCACCACCTCGTATCCTGACTCGGCGACATCCGCAGTCCACTCGCCAGCGTAGACGCGGCGGAACAGCTCCCAGGGCGGAATCGACGTCACGTCTACGCCACGTTCCCAGTGGAACGAGACCGATGCGGGGTGATAGCCCAGTGCGAGCTGAAGCGGCGCGTTGTAGGCGCGGAGGCACTCCTCGCAACGATCCATGACGATCAACAGATCCCGGTCGCCCGTGTCGGCGTCCTCCATCTCCGCGGTGGGATGGACCGATCCTTCGAGGGGACCCGCACAGGAGGGACAGAGTCCGTCGCGTACCTGTCTATAGTGTGAGACGAATCGATCACGGAAGCTCTCCAGTAGCTCCTCGGACGACCGAGAGCGTACCTGCGCCGGGGTGGCCTCGTACGCAATGGCCATTCGATCGCAGGTCGGACAGTCGATCCCCAGGAACTGGTTGTGTTTGCTCGCGCGGAGCGGTTCGGCCCCGCAAAAGGCGCACGGCGACTCGATCTCGATGGGGTCGAAATCCGGTGTGTTCGCGTAGTTCTCCGAGAGGAGAAGCCGGACGATCTGCTCGCCCCCGTGGGTCAGCGAGTAGCCCTCGGGGGAGTTCCTGAGGTAGACGCCTTCGAGTTCCCCGAGGTGGTAGGACAGTTTCGACGTTCCCTCGACGTCGACGCGGTCGTAGATTTCGGAGAAGGAGAGCGTCGCGGTGCCACCCGGCGGCCCCCGCTCGCCGGGAGTGCGAGCGATCGTGGAGAGTATCTCCACCCGAGTCGCGTCGGAGAGCAGGCCGAAGACGGCGTGGGCGGGCGGGTCCGGCGCCATATCGCCGCCATCGGCATCGCTCGATTTGGATGTTTCCCTGCCGCTACCTCGACGAGCCTACTCGGAACGCTCGAGCAGGTGGACCGACCGCACGAGCGAGCGATGGACGCGCCGTCTGTGCACGCACTCGACCGTCCACCCGACAGAGGTCGCCGCGTCGACCCACTCCCGATCGGCCACGACGACGGCGCGAGGCGCGACGTCGTGGGCAGCAGCGAGCGCCCCTTCGACCAGATCGTCGAGGTCGTCCGCCGCGACGGCGGACTGGCGCTCGTACGGCACGTCGACCACCAGGCCGTCCGCGGCGTCAGCTGCGAGCGGAAGCCGCCGGGCGTCCCCGCGAGCGACCTCCCAGTCGGCGTCTCTGGGCGCCAACTCGCCAAGATTCTCCCGACTCCCCCGAACCATCTTCTGCTGGGCGTCGACGCCAACCATCCGCGCGCCGAGCAGCGTGCCTTCCAGCAGGAGCCCGCCGGTGCCACACATCGGATCGACGATCGTCGCGCCGGGTCGCGCGCCGGCGAGGTTGCCGAGCGCTCGCGCGAGCGCCGGGTCCATACTTCCGGGCTGGAAGAACGGCCGGTCGGTCGGGGCACGGTCGCCGAAGGCAGCCGCCCGCTCGACGTCGACCCACCCGAGCAGGCAGACGTCCGCGTCGTCGGCGTCGGCTGCGACCTCGACCAGCCCGCTGGCTTCGACGCCCAGCGGGGACCCCTCCGCAGCGGCGCCGTCCCGCGCCAGTTCGCCGCGGGCGAACAGCGCGCGAAGCGTGTGGTCGGGGTCGTCGAGGTCGACCGAGAAGCCGCGGTCCGTGAGCACGCCACCGAGTTCGCGCTCCGCGCGCTGGGTGTCGACGTCCGCGCTCGATCGAACGTCTCGGGCCCGGACCGCGACGGTGCCCTCGCGCTCGATCCCGGCCGTTTCGAGCAGCGCTCGCGCGCTCTCGACGCTGGCGTCGGTGTGGCCCACGACCTCCCCGGCAGCAGTCGTGAGCGCGAGCCCCGCCATCCGATCGGGTGCGAGTGCCGTCGCGGTGCCGATTCCCGGCGCGAGCATCCGAACGTCGCTGGCGGCCGCCGTCGCCTCCAGCGCGGCGAAGGGATCGTCCTCGCCCCCGAACTCCAGCCAGTACACGCCTGGACCTCGACTGGCGCGGAAATGAGCGTGGCGGTGTCGCCCGAATCCTCGACGTCGCCCGCCGCGCGACCGTCACGTACTTCCTCCGCTGCGTCGTGGTCGTGCACAATGTGGCCGCTGGGACACGCCGCCGGTGCGTACCTCCTCGCGAGCGTCGGTGCCGAGCGTGACTGGCTGCCCGAACCGAACGCAGTGCTCGTCGTGACGGTGCTGTTCGCCTCGCAGACGCCAGACCTGATCGACAAGCCGTTCGCGTGGTACATTCCGATCCTGCCGGCAGGGCGATCGTTCGGCCACTCGCTGTTTTTCGTCCTTCCGCTCTGTCTGCTCGCGGTCCTCGCCGCGCGGCGGGTCGGGTGGGCGGGGCTGGGACTGGCGATCAGCGCCGCTCTCCTCTCACATCTCGCGCTCGACGTGATTCCAGCGCTGTGGGGTGGTGGCGGCTGGCGATACCTGCTCTGGCCGGTCCTGTCGGTCGAGGGGTTCAACTCGGCGCCGTCGATCGGTGCGATGTTAGAGGATTCCCTCGATATGCCCTACTTCTGGGCGGAGTTCGTGCTCGCCGGCCTGGCGTTCGTCCGCTGGCGCGCCGACGACTGGCCTGGCGTGACGTGGCTGTTCGAGCGTGGAGGAACGGCCCCGACCGTCGTTCGATCCCGCCAGGACGACGACTGACCGGGACGATCCGGGGGTCGAGCGGGTCGACGAGGCTGGCTGACGATGCCGTGGCACCAACCTTTATAAACCTTAAATACGCTCTTTAAAGCGTGGCAATGTCCGACCCGAAGGAAACCATCAATATCGAGAACGTCGTCGCCTCCACGGGGATCGGCCAGGAGCTCGACCTCCAGAGCGTCGCCATGGACCTGGAGGGAGCCGACTACGATCCCGAGCAGTTCCCCGGCCTCGTCTACCGGACCCAGGAGCCCAAGTCCGCCGCCCTGATCTTCCGATCCGGGAAGATCGTCTGCACCGGCGCGAAGAGCACGGACGACGTCCACGAGAGCCTCCGGAT from Salinarchaeum sp. Harcht-Bsk1 includes these protein-coding regions:
- a CDS encoding metal-dependent hydrolase, yielding MWPLGHAAGAYLLASVGAERDWLPEPNAVLVVTVLFASQTPDLIDKPFAWYIPILPAGRSFGHSLFFVLPLCLLAVLAARRVGWAGLGLAISAALLSHLALDVIPALWGGGGWRYLLWPVLSVEGFNSAPSIGAMLEDSLDMPYFWAEFVLAGLAFVRWRADDWPGVTWLFERGGTAPTVVRSRQDDD
- a CDS encoding RND family transporter, which gives rise to MIRRYAAATTDFVTTHSRIVLLLTLLLTAGMAAGTTHLSMGGEGGGIGAAVDTHVDDRAQYIEEEYGASDSGDDGVARTAVYVRSADGNALSKEHLLATLRFQRTVLEADAVDAALRERPAGSAGPRDGASSIASMVGTRAADESDPTIEEQIAALEATDATTVTTIVDETIAENERARRLLPDSYESGTATAESHQVVFGFDEAADGRPPSDATAALHDAASGRTDPTVFTVGEHALAASQGVFVENTMTLIVPVVLALILGVAAFTYRDPVDVLLGIVGVVVSILWMFGLLGWAGVAAGPAAVIGPVLVAGLSIDYGFHVFMRYREERNADESVRPAMGRGLRSVAPALALVTITAAIGFLATVATPVGMLRDLGIGITVGVVAAFGVFLTLIPALTVEVDALVEGAGFDRHRRPLGQGRYVRSTLAGAVTLARRGAPVVLVVAIVLATAGGLAWATLDQASVQQQSEPAAEWKQDLPGPMGWEENDLISRQAYVADQFRTTEEGDRMQMLIEGDVTDDGTLDAIDAGLRTAERRGAIPSQRAANVRSPLTVIRSVAERSEAFGATVAAADADGDGVPDRNLDAVYDHLYRIEPESASQVIERSDGRYESLRVVGPPEAAAGTAVPDDRATDLRAVEDRIETEQDGLTATVVSDATAQRATLETITDGILRTMVLALVAVFGVLVATFRLVHGSGTLGAVTAGPIVLVLGFVVGGMALLDVPLTFLTALLVSLLIGIGVDHNIHVGDRFAQELDRGNGPVQALHRAVIGTGGALLGSTLTTVAAFAALVLHPNPQFESFATLVILALLAALATSMLVLPSALLVWWRYGCGEWTASKDPEPAPA
- a CDS encoding helix-turn-helix transcriptional regulator, with translation MAPDPPAHAVFGLLSDATRVEILSTIARTPGERGPPGGTATLSFSEIYDRVDVEGTSKLSYHLGELEGVYLRNSPEGYSLTHGGEQIVRLLLSENYANTPDFDPIEIESPCAFCGAEPLRASKHNQFLGIDCPTCDRMAIAYEATPAQVRSRSSEELLESFRDRFVSHYRQVRDGLCPSCAGPLEGSVHPTAEMEDADTGDRDLLIVMDRCEECLRAYNAPLQLALGYHPASVSFHWERGVDVTSIPPWELFRRVYAGEWTADVAESGYEVVLRHDRDALRLDLDEDLAVSRTERVRGRTVDEERT
- a CDS encoding THUMP domain-containing protein, yielding MYWLEFGGEDDPFAALEATAAASDVRMLAPGIGTATALAPDRMAGLALTTAAGEVVGHTDASVESARALLETAGIEREGTVAVRARDVRSSADVDTQRAERELGGVLTDRGFSVDLDDPDHTLRALFARGELARDGAAAEGSPLGVEASGLVEVAADADDADVCLLGWVDVERAAAFGDRAPTDRPFFQPGSMDPALARALGNLAGARPGATIVDPMCGTGGLLLEGTLLGARMVGVDAQQKMVRGSRENLGELAPRDADWEVARGDARRLPLAADAADGLVVDVPYERQSAVAADDLDDLVEGALAAAHDVAPRAVVVADREWVDAATSVGWTVECVHRRRVHRSLVRSVHLLERSE